A single genomic interval of Chitinophaga sp. 180180018-3 harbors:
- a CDS encoding polynucleotide kinase-phosphatase, producing the protein MARRNTKLSNITIPELSLVVLIGPSGAGKSTFARKFFKPTEIISSDTCRGLISDDDNNQLVSPDAFELVRFIAAKRLKLGKLTVIDATNVQEEARRDWIRLAREYHVLPVAIVLNLPERLCQDRNDQRSDRNFGRHVIPQQLSQLKRGLRGLKDEGFRHIFELRSQEEVDQLESIKRTALYNNKKDEHGPFDIIGDVHGCYDELCNLLEKLEYEVDRQHYTLLSAPAVTNDNGQTIFRKPLFLGDLVDRGPKSPQVLRLVMDIVGKGQGFCVPGNHDIKLLRYLNGKNVQLRHGLEQTVTQLMSEPPEFLETVKKFIDGLVSHYVLDDGKLVVAHAGLKESMHGRGSGAVREFCLYGETTGETDEFGLPVRYNWALEYNGRAMVVYGHTPVPEAQWLNNTIDIDTGCVFGASLTALQYPERVLVSVPALEQYAAPARPIGYNASSPLSAQQQYDDVLDIANFTGRQILQTRYSHSVTIREENSAAALEAMSRFAINPRWLIYLPPTMSPAETSQEENMLEHPAEGIQYYREAGVTKVVCEEKHMGSRAVVIVCKDEQAATKHFGVTNEGNGVVYTRTGRSFFTDKAMEQAFIARVNAALINTGFYDTFETDWVCLDAELMPWSAKAQALLQQQYAAVGSAASHALPDVVTALEQAVTGNVPAQALLEQYTRRLEQTNSYIKAYQEYCWPVQSLDDYKLAPFHILATEGKTWFHQDHEWHMNTIAKICAGDEQFLMATPFRIVEIGNAASEQTAIHWWESLTATGGEGMVIKPWTFLTKDAKGLIQPAIKIRGKEYLRIIYGPEYDTPGNLVRLRSRKLSGKRSLALREFALGLEALERFVNKEPLQAVHQYVFGILALESEPVDPRL; encoded by the coding sequence ATGGCTCGCAGAAATACTAAACTATCAAATATCACTATACCGGAGCTGTCGCTGGTCGTTTTGATCGGCCCGTCCGGTGCAGGCAAATCAACATTTGCCAGGAAGTTTTTTAAACCCACAGAAATTATTTCATCAGATACCTGTCGTGGTTTGATCAGCGACGACGACAATAATCAATTAGTGTCGCCGGATGCCTTTGAGCTGGTTCGCTTTATCGCCGCCAAGCGGTTGAAGCTGGGCAAACTCACGGTGATAGATGCTACCAATGTGCAGGAAGAAGCGCGTAGGGACTGGATCCGCCTGGCAAGGGAATATCATGTGCTGCCGGTGGCCATTGTGCTGAATCTGCCGGAGCGGCTCTGCCAGGACAGAAATGACCAGCGTAGTGATCGTAATTTTGGAAGACATGTAATACCGCAGCAGCTCAGTCAGCTCAAACGTGGCCTGCGGGGGCTGAAGGACGAAGGCTTCCGCCACATCTTTGAACTGCGCTCACAGGAAGAAGTGGATCAGCTGGAAAGTATTAAACGCACTGCCTTATATAACAATAAGAAAGACGAGCACGGGCCATTCGATATCATCGGAGATGTACATGGCTGCTACGATGAGCTATGTAACCTGTTGGAGAAATTAGAGTATGAAGTAGACAGGCAGCATTACACCCTGCTCAGCGCTCCGGCGGTGACTAACGATAACGGACAAACGATTTTCCGCAAACCTCTCTTCCTGGGCGACCTGGTAGATCGCGGACCAAAATCGCCACAGGTATTGCGCCTCGTGATGGATATAGTAGGGAAGGGGCAGGGCTTCTGCGTTCCAGGCAATCACGATATCAAATTGCTTCGGTACCTGAACGGCAAAAATGTGCAGCTCAGGCATGGCCTCGAACAAACGGTCACGCAGCTGATGAGTGAACCCCCGGAGTTCCTGGAAACAGTGAAGAAATTCATAGATGGGCTGGTCAGCCACTACGTGTTGGACGATGGCAAGCTGGTAGTAGCCCATGCCGGCTTGAAAGAGAGCATGCACGGCCGCGGCTCCGGTGCTGTCAGAGAGTTCTGTTTATATGGAGAAACTACCGGAGAAACAGATGAATTTGGCCTGCCCGTCCGCTACAACTGGGCATTGGAATACAACGGCCGCGCAATGGTGGTTTACGGCCATACGCCGGTACCAGAAGCGCAATGGCTAAACAATACGATAGACATTGATACCGGTTGCGTATTCGGCGCTTCGCTGACGGCTTTACAATATCCAGAGCGGGTGCTGGTATCGGTGCCTGCGCTGGAGCAATATGCAGCGCCGGCCCGGCCAATCGGCTATAACGCGTCAAGTCCGCTCAGTGCACAACAACAGTACGATGACGTACTGGATATAGCAAACTTTACAGGGCGCCAGATCCTGCAAACCCGCTATAGCCACAGCGTTACAATAAGGGAAGAAAACAGTGCGGCGGCGCTCGAAGCCATGAGCCGGTTTGCCATCAACCCGAGGTGGCTGATCTATCTGCCTCCCACGATGTCGCCGGCTGAAACAAGCCAGGAAGAAAACATGCTGGAACATCCCGCCGAAGGCATTCAGTATTATCGGGAAGCAGGAGTAACGAAGGTTGTTTGTGAAGAAAAGCATATGGGCTCCCGCGCCGTAGTAATTGTTTGTAAAGATGAACAGGCCGCCACAAAGCATTTCGGCGTTACGAACGAAGGTAACGGTGTCGTATATACGAGAACAGGCCGTAGCTTTTTCACTGACAAAGCAATGGAACAGGCCTTTATTGCCCGCGTCAATGCGGCCCTGATCAACACGGGTTTCTACGATACCTTTGAAACCGACTGGGTATGCCTCGATGCGGAGCTGATGCCCTGGAGCGCCAAAGCCCAGGCTTTGCTGCAGCAGCAGTACGCTGCCGTGGGCAGTGCGGCAAGCCACGCCCTGCCCGATGTGGTGACTGCGCTGGAACAGGCCGTAACCGGCAATGTACCTGCACAGGCGCTGCTGGAACAATATACCCGTCGCCTGGAACAAACCAACAGCTACATAAAGGCCTACCAGGAATACTGCTGGCCGGTACAATCGCTGGACGATTATAAGCTGGCGCCATTTCATATCCTGGCCACCGAAGGTAAAACCTGGTTCCATCAGGATCACGAGTGGCACATGAATACTATCGCAAAGATCTGCGCAGGCGACGAACAATTCCTGATGGCTACGCCTTTCCGGATCGTGGAAATTGGTAATGCAGCCAGTGAACAAACAGCCATCCACTGGTGGGAAAGCCTTACGGCTACCGGTGGAGAAGGGATGGTAATCAAGCCGTGGACTTTTCTGACAAAAGATGCAAAAGGATTGATCCAGCCAGCCATAAAGATCCGTGGTAAAGAATACCTGCGCATTATTTATGGCCCGGAATATGATACCCCAGGAAATCTGGTCAGACTGCGCAGTCGTAAATTATCAGGCAAGCGTTCCCTGGCATTGAGAGAATTCGCGCTGGGATTGGAAGCGCTGGAACGATTCGTAAATAAAGAGCCACTTCAGGCGGTACATCAATACGTATTCGGTATTTTAGCACTGGAAAGTGAGCCGGTTGATCCGAGGTTGTAA
- a CDS encoding NADP-dependent oxidoreductase, giving the protein MKAVAVSQFKDTPVLMDLPKPVVRPGTVLIKVAAAGMNPFDWKMIDGIMNDGKTAHQFPLIMGVDGAGTVEEVGEGVTRFKAGDRVYGQFIHSPIGEGSYAEYAIVPEKSGITKAPVSLSAVEAAAVPTAGMTAQQLLDKLDLDKGDTLLINGATGGVGSFAVQLAAAQGLEVIATVSDAAAAERMKKLGATVTINYKEAPLIDQVSAKYPGGIDALMDLVGNADTFAANLTLVQIGGAAFTTQFVAKDEDLQSKNIRGGNFETRGSAASLDTISLIIDRGDLIVPLENTIRLEDAPAAIALSRQGKGKGKTVIKII; this is encoded by the coding sequence ATGAAAGCCGTTGCCGTATCGCAATTCAAAGACACTCCGGTATTGATGGATCTGCCCAAACCGGTAGTAAGACCAGGCACTGTATTGATTAAAGTAGCAGCAGCCGGAATGAATCCGTTCGATTGGAAAATGATCGATGGGATTATGAACGATGGAAAAACAGCGCACCAGTTCCCGCTGATAATGGGAGTGGATGGTGCTGGTACCGTAGAAGAAGTAGGAGAGGGCGTTACCCGCTTTAAAGCAGGCGACAGGGTATACGGGCAATTCATTCATTCTCCCATCGGTGAAGGGTCTTATGCAGAATATGCTATTGTACCAGAAAAGTCAGGAATTACAAAAGCGCCGGTGTCACTGTCGGCTGTAGAAGCAGCCGCTGTTCCTACAGCTGGCATGACCGCCCAGCAATTACTGGATAAATTGGACCTGGACAAGGGCGACACCCTGCTGATCAACGGCGCCACTGGCGGTGTGGGCTCTTTTGCCGTGCAACTGGCCGCTGCGCAGGGGCTGGAAGTAATTGCCACGGTATCCGATGCTGCTGCCGCAGAGAGAATGAAAAAGCTGGGTGCCACAGTTACCATTAACTACAAGGAAGCGCCGCTGATTGATCAGGTCAGCGCTAAATATCCCGGTGGTATAGATGCCCTGATGGACCTGGTCGGCAACGCCGATACCTTCGCCGCCAATCTTACACTCGTTCAAATCGGCGGTGCGGCATTCACTACCCAATTTGTAGCGAAAGATGAGGATCTCCAATCCAAAAACATCCGGGGGGGTAACTTTGAAACACGCGGCAGTGCTGCTTCTCTGGATACCATATCTCTTATCATCGACCGCGGAGACCTGATCGTTCCCCTGGAAAATACAATCCGCCTGGAAGATGCTCCCGCCGCCATCGCACTGAGCCGGCAGGGAAAAGGGAAGGGGAAAACGGTGATAAAAATAATTTAA